The Sporomusa termitida genome has a window encoding:
- the lspA gene encoding signal peptidase II: protein MPILGFGIIAIAVIILDQLSKQYIQAHMLPGMSLPVLDNIFHITYVLNPGAAFGILENQQKFFIIIALLMLTFTIYFFQQIPDKFRLMRLGLSLLAGGAVGNVIDRIQTGYVIDFFDFRIWPVFNVADIAIVTGVGCVIYTLIFRSFPNENQEKSR, encoded by the coding sequence GTGCCGATATTAGGATTTGGAATCATTGCCATAGCAGTTATCATCCTTGATCAGTTGTCTAAACAGTATATTCAGGCCCATATGCTGCCCGGAATGTCACTGCCGGTGCTGGACAATATTTTTCATATTACCTATGTGTTAAATCCCGGTGCTGCTTTTGGTATTTTAGAAAACCAGCAGAAGTTTTTTATCATAATTGCGTTGCTTATGCTAACTTTTACTATTTATTTTTTTCAACAGATTCCTGATAAATTCCGCCTGATGCGCCTGGGTTTAAGCCTGCTGGCCGGCGGCGCGGTTGGTAATGTTATCGACAGGATCCAGACCGGCTATGTCATTGATTTTTTTGATTTCCGTATCTGGCCGGTGTTCAATGTGGCCGATATTGCCATTGTAACAGGTGTCGGCTGCGTAATTTATACACTGATATTTAGGTCTTTTCCTAATGAAAATCAAGAAAAATCAAGATAG